The Mesorhizobium sp. NBSH29 genome has a segment encoding these proteins:
- a CDS encoding peptide chain release factor 3, whose protein sequence is MTDDLEKAVSRRRTFAIIAHPDAGKTTLTEKLLLFGGAIQLAGEVKAKRDRIQTRSDWMKIERERGISVVTSVMTFEYEDNVYNLLDTPGHEDFADDTYRTLSAVDSAVMVIDAAKGIEPRTLKLFEVCRLRDIPIVTFINKMDRESRDPFEILDEIEQKLALDTAPITWPIGRGKTFSGTYHLQQNAVRHGDAEKERTPVDGPESALAAGMLPENEREAFIEELSLAREACRPFDREAFREGHLTPVYFGSALRNYGVRDLIEALGAFAPPPRAQEADTRRVEATEEKMTSFVFKIQANMDPNHRDRIAFVRVCSGTLQRGMKAKLVRTGKPMSLSAPQFFFARSRITADEAFAGDVVGIPNHGTLRIGDTLTEGEEILFRGVPNFAPEILRRVRLGDAMKAKKLKEALHQMAEEGVVQLFSPEDGSPAIVGVVGALQLDVLKERLSAEYTLPVEFEMARFSICRWMEADDPAEIDRFIEAHRGDIARDLDDDPVFLAQHEFSLNYEAERWKAVRFKTIKDYQVRDAA, encoded by the coding sequence TTGACTGACGACCTTGAAAAAGCGGTTTCGCGCCGCCGCACCTTTGCAATCATCGCCCACCCTGATGCCGGCAAGACCACGCTGACTGAAAAGCTTCTGCTTTTTGGTGGTGCCATCCAGCTTGCGGGTGAAGTGAAGGCCAAAAGAGACCGTATCCAGACGCGCTCCGACTGGATGAAGATCGAGCGCGAGCGCGGCATTTCCGTCGTCACCTCGGTGATGACCTTCGAATATGAGGACAATGTCTACAATCTGCTCGACACGCCGGGCCATGAAGATTTTGCCGACGACACCTACCGCACGCTGTCGGCTGTCGACAGCGCGGTCATGGTCATCGACGCGGCCAAGGGCATTGAGCCACGCACGCTAAAACTTTTCGAAGTGTGCCGTTTGCGCGATATTCCGATCGTCACCTTCATCAATAAAATGGATCGTGAAAGCCGCGATCCTTTTGAAATACTAGATGAAATCGAGCAAAAGCTGGCGTTGGATACGGCGCCCATCACTTGGCCAATTGGCCGCGGCAAGACATTTTCTGGCACCTATCATCTGCAGCAAAATGCAGTCCGCCACGGCGATGCCGAAAAAGAACGCACCCCGGTTGATGGTCCTGAAAGCGCTCTGGCAGCCGGCATGTTGCCCGAGAATGAGCGCGAAGCCTTTATCGAAGAACTCAGCCTTGCCCGCGAAGCCTGTCGTCCATTTGATCGGGAAGCGTTTCGCGAAGGCCATCTCACGCCGGTCTATTTCGGCTCGGCGCTGCGCAATTACGGTGTGCGCGATCTGATTGAAGCGCTCGGCGCTTTCGCCCCGCCGCCCCGCGCCCAGGAAGCAGATACCCGCCGCGTCGAGGCCACAGAAGAGAAGATGACCTCCTTTGTGTTCAAGATTCAGGCCAATATGGACCCAAATCACCGCGATCGCATCGCTTTCGTGCGCGTTTGCTCCGGTACGCTTCAGCGCGGCATGAAGGCCAAGCTGGTCCGCACCGGCAAGCCAATGAGCCTGTCTGCACCGCAATTCTTCTTCGCCCGCTCGCGCATCACCGCCGATGAGGCTTTTGCAGGTGATGTGGTGGGTATTCCAAATCACGGCACACTGCGCATCGGCGACACGCTGACCGAGGGCGAAGAGATACTCTTCCGCGGAGTTCCCAACTTTGCCCCCGAAATCCTGCGCCGCGTGCGTCTTGGCGATGCCATGAAGGCCAAGAAACTCAAGGAAGCGCTTCACCAGATGGCCGAAGAAGGCGTGGTTCAGCTGTTCTCACCAGAAGACGGCTCGCCTGCAATCGTCGGTGTAGTCGGCGCGCTTCAGCTCGATGTTTTGAAAGAACGTCTGTCTGCCGAATACACGCTGCCGGTCGAATTCGAGATGGCACGCTTTTCGATATGCCGCTGGATGGAAGCAGATGATCCAGCCGAGATCGACCGCTTCATCGAAGCCCATCGCGGTGATATTGCCCGAGATCTGGATGATGATCCGGTGTTCCTGGCGCAGCATGAGTTTTCGCTCAATTATGAGGCCGAGCGCTGGAAAGCCGTGCGCTTCAAGACCATCAAAGACTACCAGGTGCGAGACGCGGCCTGA
- a CDS encoding peroxiredoxin — protein MSLRINQLAPDFTAETTHGQKNFYDFIGDGWAVLFSHPKNFTPVCTTELGAMAGLEGEFDKRNVKIIGISVDAVEDHHRWKADIEKATGHKVDYPLIADNDLAVAKLYDMLPEDAGDSAAGRTPADNATVRSVYVIGPDKKIKLILTYPMTTGRNFNEILRAIDSIQLTAKHQVATPANWQQGEDVIITAAVSNEDAITRFGAFETILPYLRKTKQPAN, from the coding sequence ATGAGCCTTCGCATCAATCAGCTTGCGCCGGATTTCACAGCAGAGACCACACACGGCCAGAAGAACTTTTACGACTTCATTGGCGATGGCTGGGCCGTGCTTTTCTCACACCCCAAGAATTTCACTCCCGTTTGCACAACCGAACTCGGCGCAATGGCCGGTCTTGAGGGTGAATTTGACAAGCGCAATGTCAAGATTATCGGCATTTCGGTGGATGCGGTCGAAGACCATCACCGCTGGAAAGCGGATATAGAAAAGGCGACCGGTCACAAGGTGGATTATCCGCTGATCGCCGATAATGATCTGGCCGTTGCCAAGCTCTATGACATGCTGCCCGAAGATGCTGGCGACAGCGCTGCCGGCCGCACGCCCGCCGATAATGCGACAGTGCGTTCAGTTTACGTCATTGGCCCGGACAAGAAAATCAAGCTGATCCTTACCTATCCGATGACAACAGGCCGCAATTTCAATGAGATATTGCGCGCCATCGATTCCATCCAGCTTACGGCAAAGCATCAGGTGGCAACACCTGCCAACTGGCAGCAGGGCGAAGATGTGATCATCACCGCCGCCGTATCAAATGAAGACGCGATCACCCGCTTTGGTGCGTTTGAGACGATCCTGCCCTATCTGCGCAAGACCAAGCAGCCTGCGAATTAG
- a CDS encoding GNAT family N-acetyltransferase, whose translation MILSPPVLETQRLILRGHLASDFDAIAALWGDETTARFTTGKPSTRNESWQRLLRYTGLWPMLGFGYWAVTEKESGLYLGDIGFLDMKRDLQPSIEGFPEAGWVLHPSVRGRGIAVEAMDAALDWAQRSLPHKRAVCLINPENHSSLRVAAKLGFVEYTRSQLKDEDLLLLERALR comes from the coding sequence ATGATCCTTTCGCCACCTGTTCTTGAAACGCAACGGCTGATCCTGCGCGGCCATCTGGCAAGCGATTTCGATGCTATTGCAGCACTTTGGGGTGACGAGACCACAGCGCGCTTCACGACGGGCAAACCCTCGACGCGCAATGAAAGCTGGCAGCGCCTGCTGCGCTACACCGGTTTATGGCCCATGCTCGGATTTGGATATTGGGCTGTGACCGAGAAGGAAAGCGGCCTCTATCTCGGAGATATCGGATTTCTAGATATGAAACGCGACCTTCAGCCTTCCATCGAGGGTTTTCCCGAGGCTGGCTGGGTTTTGCACCCGTCGGTGCGCGGGCGCGGCATTGCTGTGGAAGCGATGGACGCCGCGCTGGATTGGGCCCAAAGAAGCCTGCCTCATAAACGGGCTGTGTGCCTAATCAACCCAGAAAACCATTCATCGCTGCGTGTTGCGGCGAAGCTGGGCTTTGTTGAATATACGCGCAGCCAACTCAAGGACGAGGACCTGCTCCTTCTGGAACGCGCCCTCCGTTGA